Proteins encoded together in one Amblyomma americanum isolate KBUSLIRL-KWMA chromosome 1, ASM5285725v1, whole genome shotgun sequence window:
- the LOC144113585 gene encoding uncharacterized protein LOC144113585 isoform X2 has product MARPVRMLSCSSLLVATGVVLLAAAGIAVACHDLEYFRTKQECEHQFEREIRRSYDEHHDPARSREVACCALMRANQCITNLHNAKPCEDVSHETLAHFSRKTQKWNCENFDYTPCGSGASITSASILLLVALLAFVVNRS; this is encoded by the exons ATGGCGCGGCCCGTCCGGATGCTCTCTTGCAGTAGCCTGCTGGTGGCCACCGGAGTGGTGCTGCTAG CCGCTGCTGGCATTGCGGTCGCATGCCACGATCTCGAATACTTTCGAACCAAGCAAGAGTGCGAGCACCAGTTCGAGAGGGAGATTCGCAGGAGTTACGATGAACACCACGACCCTGCCAGAAGTCGGGAGGTCGCCTGCTG TGCACTGATGAGGGCAAACCAGTGCATCACGAACCTGCACAATGCAAAACCTTGTGAAGACGTCAGCCATGAAACACTGGCCCATTTCTCTCGGAAGACCCAGAAATGGAACTGCGAGAACTTCGACTACACACCATGTGGCTCGGGTGCCTCCATTACCAGTGCTTCAATCTTACTGCTGGTTGCCCTCTTGGCATTTGTTGTAAACAGGTCATAA
- the nac gene encoding GDP-fucose transporter nac: MGDRAIVMKYFRIAGVVSAYWLISISLVFINNTLLSDKKRKLDAPLFITFFQCFVSYVLCIILSFLSEKLPCLFQFPKVSHDFSTLKALMPLSGFFVAMVTFNNLCLKHVGVAFYTVSRSLTTVFNVMFTYLVLRQTTSVPAVTCCGVIVAGFLLGVNQEGQMGSLSVFGVTCGVLASATLSMYSIYTKKMLPLVGDSVSLLTFYNNVNAVILFFPLVILFGEVPVIYNFPFLTDPVFWSLMLVSGVFGFMIGYVTMLQIHVTSPLTHNVSGTAKACTQTVLAVVWFSELKSVLWWVSNGLVLLGSAAYTRVRQLEMVKHHIHTTKQEDKADTKGPVIKV; this comes from the coding sequence ATGGGTGACCGGGCGATTGTGATGAAGTACTTCCGAATTGCGGGCGTTGTCAGTGCATACTGGTTAATATCAATATCACTCGTTTTTATCAACAACACCCTGTTGTCGGACAAGAAGCGGAAGCTCGACGCCCCGCTATTCATCACGTTCTTCCAGTGCTTCGTGTCCTATGTTCTGTGCATTATCCTGAGCTTCCTGAGCGAAAAGCTTCCGTGCTTATTTCAGTTTCCGAAGGTTAGCCACGACTTCAGCACACTGAAAGCGCTGATGCCTCTTTCTGGTTTCTTCGTTGCCATGGTTACCTTCAACAACCTCTGCCTGAAGCACGTTGGTGTTGCCTTTTACACTGTCAGCCGATCTCTCACAACCGTTTTCAACGTGATGTTCACCTACCTTGTGCTGCGCCAGACGACATCAGTGCCCGCCGTCACCTGCTGCGGCGTCATCGTGGCCGGTTTTCTTCTGGGTGTGAACCAGGAAGGTCAGATGGGATCTTTGTCTGTGTTTGGTGTGACGTGTGGTGTACTCGCCAGTGCAACGTTGTCAATGTACAGTATCTACACGAAGAAAATGCTGCCGCTAGTTGGAGACAGCGTATCGCTTCTCACTTTCTACAACAATGTAAACGCGGTTATACTTTTCTTTCCCCTAGTCATACTTTTTGGTGAAGTGCCTGTAATCTACAACTTTCCCTTTTTAACCGACCCCGTGTTCTGGAGTCTTATGCTTGTTAGCGGAGTCTTTGGCTTTATGATTGGCTATGTAACTATGTTGCAAATTCATGTTACATCCCCTCTTACCCACAACGTTAGCGGCACTGCAAAGGCTTGCACGCAGACAGTGCTGGCGGTTGTCTGGTTCTCCGAACTGAAGTCTGTCCTGTGGTGGGTTAGCAATGGGTTGGTTCTCCTGGGCTCAGCAGCGTACACACGTGTGCGCCAGCTTGAAATGGTGAAGCACCACATTCATACTACAAAGCAAGAGGACAAAGCTGACACCAAGGGGCCAGTCATAAAGGTCTGA
- the LOC144113585 gene encoding uncharacterized protein LOC144113585 isoform X1: protein MRRKAHADRSRSRASARRRTRMLAPAEGTVSEGRGAMARPVRMLSCSSLLVATGVVLLAAAGIAVACHDLEYFRTKQECEHQFEREIRRSYDEHHDPARSREVACCALMRANQCITNLHNAKPCEDVSHETLAHFSRKTQKWNCENFDYTPCGSGASITSASILLLVALLAFVVNRS from the exons ATGCGAAGGAAAGCCCACGCCGATCGGTCGCGGTCTCGCGCCAGTGCACGGAGGCGCACGCGCAT GTTGGCTCCAGCCGAGGGAACCGTGAGCGAAGGCCGAGGCGCCATGGCGCGGCCCGTCCGGATGCTCTCTTGCAGTAGCCTGCTGGTGGCCACCGGAGTGGTGCTGCTAG CCGCTGCTGGCATTGCGGTCGCATGCCACGATCTCGAATACTTTCGAACCAAGCAAGAGTGCGAGCACCAGTTCGAGAGGGAGATTCGCAGGAGTTACGATGAACACCACGACCCTGCCAGAAGTCGGGAGGTCGCCTGCTG TGCACTGATGAGGGCAAACCAGTGCATCACGAACCTGCACAATGCAAAACCTTGTGAAGACGTCAGCCATGAAACACTGGCCCATTTCTCTCGGAAGACCCAGAAATGGAACTGCGAGAACTTCGACTACACACCATGTGGCTCGGGTGCCTCCATTACCAGTGCTTCAATCTTACTGCTGGTTGCCCTCTTGGCATTTGTTGTAAACAGGTCATAA